CTCCTTCGACCCTGCCCTGTGCGCCCCCAGAAACGCCACGTCCCAAATCCAGGACTCgggggaaagtgggtgggagCCCCCCCACCACTCCCGTCCGTGTGGCCAGCCCGTGACTCCCCGAGGACACTTCGGTCCAACACTGCGGCTgaccccccccccggccccagggcagggcagctccaCCTCCAGTCCCCAGTTCAGGGCCCCCCGGGTGTCCCCCCTAGACCGGGGCCCTGGTGGCTCCACGGCACCCTCTGCCCTGGGGATCCGGGCCCCCAGACGCCCCTCCGTGGTGGCACGGCCAACCTCCCTGATCGGACCCTCAGTCcgctggctgctgcctggccctgcGGCCCCGCGGCCCCGCGAGGGGTCCTGCCTGCCCCAGCTCTGGGGGTGCAGCCCTTGCCCCCAGATCCCGGGGGAGGGGCCCCACTCACCGCTCCCTGTCCTCCCGGCCTCTGTCCGGCTCTCGGTCGTGGTTGGTCAGAGCCGAGACCCGCTCGGCGCCCGCGGGCTTGGGCCAGGCCGGTGGCGTGGGGAAGGACGGCGGTGCCCGGTGCAGCCGGCCCCAGGCCtcgtgggggctgggcaggccgtGCAGGGCGGGGCCCTCCCTAGGGGCCAAGATGCTGCCGCCTGcagctgggggtggtgggagtgTGAGGCCGTGGCTCCGCACCAACCCCCAGGGTCCCCTGCAAAACCAcagctgctgggggggggggggggggcacagggtTCCCAACTCCAGGCCAGCACTGTGGGGGGTGCCCCAGGGGGAGTCGAGGGGGACAGGGAGCCGGAGCAGGGTTGGGGGGTGACACGTGCGTGTGGGGGCACAGCAGGCGTGCAGGCGGGTCACTCACTCAGCGTGTGGCCGCCCAGGCCCCCGAAGGCGGTGCCGCCCAGGCCACCCAGGCCCCCGAAGGCGCTGGCTCTGCCGAAAGGGTCTGCGGAGGCAGCCGGGGCTCAGGGGCTGGCGTGGCTCTCGCTGggcacccccagcacccaccccgaCGGCTCCAGGATCCAGCAGGTGCCAACTCTGCTGTCCCAGGGGTCCTGGTTCTCAGGGCCACCTTCCCGCCCACCCGCTCACCCCTGCCCTGAGGTGTTTGGAGGCCCCCCCCAGGTCACAGGGCCTCAGGACACCTACCTGTCAGGTGACCGGGGGGCAGGAAGCTGCCGGGATGCACTGAGGGTCCGAACTGGCTGGCGGCCAGGTGGGCGGCGCCTGGAGGGGACAGTGGTGGAGCCCGGAGCACCAGGACCTCCAGTGTGGCTcacccccggggtgggggcccccagctgccccgccccccactcacAGGGGGACCCCCAGGTGCGGCAGGGCGAATTCGCGCCAGGCAGCCTTACCGGGGCCGGCGAAGAGGGGCTGGGCCAGGTCCGGCGGGTACTGGAGCCCCGCGAgcaggccgggggcagggggtctGCTCAGCAAGTCCAGCTTGGCGCCCACCTCCAGCTTGTGGGGGTCCAGCTGCATCTGCCGGGGGACAGAGCGTGTCCAGGGCCTCGGCCCACCCGGCCACAGGGGTCCTGGCAGCGGCAACGACTCAGTGCCCGgcgccccccgccgccgcccgagGGAACACCAGCCCCCCGAGGCGCCCTCTGGGGCCCCGCAGCCACGCGTGCTCTGGGAAACGCGAGGTGTTTCgtgagaaccccccccccccctgccccgtcGACTTGGCCCTTGCAGCGGTCTGGGACGGGAGGTGACGGAGAGACCGTGTGTGACGGTGACGTGTGTCACCACGGCGGCAGCGCAGGGTGCCAGGGACCCTCCGAGACGCAGGGGCCGCCCGCCGTCCCATCAGGGGctccctcagccccccacccccggcccagggTTCCCAGGTCTCCCAGGGAGGCTTCCTTGGAGCCCCCACCGTGGCCAGGGCACCACCCCGCTGCCCCTCACGAGACCGGGCAAGCACCCCAAGGTGCTGGTCTGGTCTCCTGTGCTCGGTGCTGGGAGCTCGGGCGACGgtggggcgaggggtggggggcaggccgaGGCTGCTTGTGGGGTCGGGCACAGCACGGGCTCCcacagcgcccccccccacccccctggggaGTGACCCTCCACCCCAACTCCaactccagctccagctccagctcctcaCAGTCCAGCCCTGCCCAGCGCCCGGCCAGGGGCTCTCAGCGAACACCGAGGCCCTGACACCGCGTCCCGCAAGCAGGACGGCGGCCGGGCTCACCTTCATCCGCTGCTGGTGGTGGAAGGTCCGCCAGGCGATCTGCACGTGCGCGGCGCACCACCTCCCCGGCTTctgcgggggggggaggggccggcggcAGCTCAGCGGCCAGTGGGACTGCCCCACCCCCGTCACCCCCAGATCCCAGGGTCACAGGGtgccccaggcccacccaggaggccccagagtcCTCCCTAGCCCCGAGGCTCCCGCCCACGTGCACTCACCCTGACCGCCGTCCGGTAAGGGTCAGGCACCTGTCAGCACCGGGGGAGGAAGGGTCAGGTCCAGGCTCTGCGAGCAGctaagcctggggtgggggcggggggttgggggggtggacgccacccagggagggcagggcggcTGGCAGGGCTGTCACCTACCCCGGGGCCCTTTGGGAGCAGGGTGTGAACCGCGCTGGCCCGGCCTGTTACCTCGATGGGGCTTGAAGTCTGAGGGGAGAGGGCAGTGCGTGAGAGGCTGGGGCGGCgccaggcccctggccctgctggctgcCCTCCATGTGCTCGTCCCAGGCTGCAGGGGAGGTGCGCCGAGGGAGCCCGGTCCCTGGCCCTGGAGCCGCAGGGGCCTCCTGCCTCTAGACCTCCCCCGTGTGCTGCCCCCCCACCTGGTGCGCCCCTGCTGAGGGGCAGAGAGCACACGGCACAGGACTGTCGTGGTGGACCCgagggtgggggggcgggtgctCTGCTCTGGGGCTGTGCACCCCCAGGGGGTGCACCTGCAGGCTGCCGCCCGATCCCGGGGGACACTTCCATTCCCGCCCCACCTCCGGGGGCAGCTGGTACCTTGGGCTGAAAAGCGCCCTGCAGGGACCCGAAGGGGCCTGGGTGTGGGAGCAGGGCGGGCAGTCCCGGGACGGCAGGAGGGAAGGACGGGAAAAACtgcaagaggaggagggaaggcgTTCCAGGGCGCCCGGCAGCCCAGCCCTcgccgccccctgccctccccgcaCCGGGAAgcgccccaccctccaccccccagcccgACACCCCCGCCAGCCCGGGGGAGCCGAAGGCGGGGGGGCCACTCACGCTGGAATGTCGCAGGTAGGGGCTGTCCAGCTTGGGCAGGTACTTGTCGAActgggggggaagggggtgacGCGTGAGGCCCACGCCGCAGGCCGACGCCCACCAGGGGCCCTGCCCGCCCACCCGGCCCAGCCTGCGGAGGCCTGGATGGCCGCCCTGCGTCCTGGGGCTTCTGGCCCGAAGgcacctgcccccctcccagctccccaaaGCCCCACGGCCTCTCCAGCTCTCCCGGCCGGGGCACACCCGCCCGGCTGGGCCTGCTGCTCCTGAGCCCGGGCAGGAGGTGGCTGCGGCCCTGCCGGGGCACGGAGCCCAGGGCCACGAGTGGCCTCCCCCGACGGAGCGGCTGGCTCCCAACGGGAGGCCTTgcagcctggggcgggggaggggccgtgtgCCCGCGCCCCTCAGGCCTGTCTGGGCCACCAGACCTGCCGTCCCGCTACAAACTGAGACCCCTGGGGCCCCACGGTCCCTGTCACGTGTGTGCAAACGTGGGGCACCCGCCCGAACCCCGACCggggccagaggaggaggaggagggcctggacggacggacggacggacggcgGGCCCAGCGCCGGCCCGCGTGCGGGcggagcgtgtgtgtgtgtgctgctgcGCGTCCCGCCCTACGCACCGGCAGGGGTGCGGCAAGCGGCAGCACCGGCGTCGGGGGCAGCCCCGCGGGGAAGGGGGCGAATGTGTGTTGGTGCTGgtgtgtgtgctggtgtgtgTGCCGGTGTGTGTGCTGGTGCTGGTGGAACTCCGCCCGGAGCAGAGCCCCCGGGCCCAGCGGGGCCCCGGGCCGCTCGGCACTCTGGACCAGAAAACGCGCGTTCAGCTCTTGCCTGAGCAGCTCGTGATctacaagagaaaaagagagagagacagagaggcacgTCGGCCGCGGGCTCCCGCAGGGGCGAGGCGGATAGTCACCTGGCACTCCCGGGCGCGGCAGCCCGCGCCGTGGTGGCTGCTCGCCAGGTGCGGGCCCCAGGGTGCAGGTGAGAGGGGGGCCTGTGACCAAGTACCAATCAGAATCCCCGCATGAGGCTGGCAATACATGATTGGCGGGCTGAGTGGGATCAACAGGCTGGCATCTAAAGGCAAGAGAGAAGACCGTGAGCCCCGAGACCCGCCGGCTGCGGGGGGCCGCCTGGCCAGGCCCCCGGCCCGGTCCAGGCTGACTCGGGCGTCCAGACAGAACGGGACAGGCGCCCCACGGAGAAATCCTGAAGGGGGGGCGCCTGCCAGAGCCGagcaggggcggggaggcggggggggcCGCTGTTCACCTCAGAACCCTCGACCGGGCAACTCGGCCCTGCCTGCACCCTGGAGGACCTTGACCGCCGGCCCCCGGGGGCCCCGGCCCCGTCCACTAAGGAAGACGGACGGGAAGAGCGTGTACAGCAGGCCCTGGgcacctccagcccctgcccgcACCAGCCGCCTGACCAGGGCTCGGGCTGGAGCAGGCGTGCCCGCACCTGGCAGGGTCCACTCTGCCCCAGGCGGTGGGACCCCGGCCCCCGGAAAGGTGGCCTTCTGGGGCACTGGTGCTCCAGGCTCTGCGGTCCCGTGGCACTGGGTCTGGGCGAGGAGAGgctgcaccccacccccgccctggacCGAGTCACGGTGCAGAGGGGACAGTGACCCTGGCCCCGGCAGAGGGCACCTGGACCTACCGGCGTGGTGTCCTGGGACGGCCAGGCTGTGGGCCGGCagcgccgggggcgggggcagcgtgGCGGGGGCGGCGAACATGGCCGCCGCgtggtgctggtgctgggcctgggagcgCAGCGCCGGGTGTGAGGTAGCGAGGTGGGCGCCGGGCCCGTGCGGCGACAGGGGCGCGTGCTTGGGGGGCCCGAGGCTGGCGCCGCCGCTCCTGCCGCAGGGACAGGGGACTCAGCGCCTGTGGCCGCAGGTCCCTTCCCGCCCAGCCCGCCCCCACCGGGCGCAGGTGCCCACCTGAGGCCGTGCGCAGCCTGGCCGTGCCCGGGGCCGGGGAGGGCGCCCAGGGGGGGAGGCACGTGTGCCGGCAGCGGCGCCCGGGGCTGCTCGGGGGCGGGCGGCGGCTGCGGGGTGAGCCGGGGCAAGGCCGAGGCTTCCTTCTTGATCAGAGGGCCGGTGGGGCCAGGGGGCGGCGCGGGGCTGCGCAGCGAGGGCGGGAAGGGCGGCTCCGCGCTCAGCTCGCGGCTGCGCTCCAGGCCCGAGACCTTGGGCGCCGCCCTGGCCTTGGCCTCCGTCTGCTTGCCCAGCGCGGCACCTGCACAGAGAGGCCCCGGTGAGCGTGCGGCGGCCTCCGCCGCAGCCTGTGGGCCCATTCTACAGACGGGACAACTGAGGTGcagggcccaggcctgcaggCAGCATGAGAGGtggaggggctgtggggtggACCCCTGGGGCCTTTGGAGGGAGCGGCTCCTGGACTCTGTAATTTCAGGCTTCTGGCCTCCAAACACCCGTGGTTTCAGGGGACCGGGCCCACGGGGCCCGCCACCGTGGGCGCTGCCTGCATCCCTGTGCTCTCCGGGCACGTCCGGACGGAGCCTTCCAAGCAAAGGGGCCCCTTCGCTGGGCCTGGGGACACCCCTCCGGGGCACAGCCAGGTGCCAGCGTGCACCGGCAGAGCTGCCGTGGCCAGGAGAGCCATGGGCACCACGGAAGCCCACACGCCCGCCCCACCCACGCGGGGCCGCAGGCTGGGCGGTGAGGCCTCAGAGGAGCCTGACCTAGTTCACGGCCCAGTGACAGACACCTGCCGTTGCGgccagcccgggggtgggggggtgcttcCACAGGGGGTGGGTGCCCAGGCCCAGCAACCTGGTGCTGGCCGAGGCCTCGCTCTCCAGGGCACTCCCCGGTCACAGCGCCTCGCTCCCGAGGCCTTGCACCCAGCACTGAGCCACGACAGGAgtgtcctgccccctcccagagGCCGGAGCCCGGGCCACGGAAGGCACTTACCGGCATCAGCTGCTGGGGCAAAGAGCTTCTCGGAGCCCACGGACacctgggagagaaaggagggtcaGAGCACCGGGGACCCGTCCCCCGGGCCGGGTCTGTGCAGGTCCCTCTTGACCCGCAGGCCCCGCACAGAAGGCGGCCATGCCCAGGCCCCGTGGCAAGCAGGGGGCCACACGGGACCCAGGGCCCATGACAAGGGGGCTCAGCGTGGCCCTGCCCGGGTGGGGGCACCGAAGGACCCAAGGGGCACCCACGAGGAGGGCTACCACCAGCACCCGGAGAACGGCGCGTGCGGCGAGGCTGTGCAGACACTGGGCCCCGGGGTGTCTGGATGGAGCTGTGAGACGGTGCAGCgccgtgggggggcggggtgttcCACGGGACGTGAGAGGAAGAGCTGCCCTCTGACTCAGCACCCCCCCTGGGAGTGCCCCCAGAGGAGCTGGAGGCAGGGATCTGCACGCCGCAGTCAGGGCAGCACCGCCACGGCCGCAGGAGCTGGGAAACCCGGGGCCCCCGGCGCCTGGACGGGCCGGCGAGAGGCGGTCCCTCCACACAGTGGAGCCCACCGGGCCTCACAGAGCAGGGGGTTCCGGCTCCCGCCCCCACGCGGACAAGCCCTGAGGACAAGTGCTCAGGACCCGGGGCAGCCACGGAAGGACAGGTGCCGTGTGACTCCGGGTGGGTGGGGGCAAGGGCGGGgccacggggcgggggcggagctCCGGTCCGGGAGGCGAGGGCGCAGTGCGCAGGGGGCGGGGACGGCGGCTCCGACTGGCGGACGAGCtcagggccccccccacccccatctgtgcGCCCAGACACATGTCAGGCCGTGCGTTTTGTCAGACGCGTCTCGCCGCAGCAAACCGCACCCGGAAGACGCAAGCGTGCGAGAGCCGTCCCCGGCCTCAAAGACGCCCCCTGACCTCCGGGGCGCCGTGGCGCTCGGGGGGCCAGGGGGCCGGCGCTCGGTGCCGCTGGGGCCGGAGTCCGCAGGGAGAGCCGGGGCGCCCCGACGGACGGGGTGGGATGGGACCGCTGCCGCTCCTCCCGTGGCAGCGGCTCCACGCTGACCGCGGGCATCGGCGTGCAGAGCGACCCGCGGACGCACCACACACCACAGCCCACACGGGCAGGCGCACTGGAGTGGTAACCTTGGCAACCACGTCCCCAAAACCCAAACCAAGAAAAAAACGGCGGCAAACGCAGTTCTGAAAACGCGGTCGGGGGCCGGCAGGGACAGGGACCTCTGACAGCCGGGGCGCGGCCACCGGCCCAGGGCCAGCCGCGAAGGCGGgaaggtccccagcaggggggctGCACCCCCCATCTggctgtgggcagggcaggggccacacCTACCAGCCAGACCACGACCACAGAAGCCACCTGTGACCTCCTTACCCACGCCGGGGGGCAGGACACCCCCCCAACATGGGCTCGGTGGGCTTCCAGGCAGGGGTGCCTGCgacctgacccctcccccagtgGAGCCACCCCCTTCAGGTCTCCGCCAccctgctctgccagcctctCGGGGCCCCCAGCCGCAGACACTGCTGGAGGGCGCCCCAACTCGGTGGGTGGCTGGTgggcaggctgggccctggggggggAGGCTCCAGCAGGGAGGGGCCAAGCCCTGAGCTGAGCTCACTACCAGCCACCTGGTCTGTGGGACCTcagggtgggcggggaggggaagcCGCTGAGACCAGGTCTCACAGCACCCGCGGCAGGGCGGCACCTGCCCTGACCGAGCACCACAGAACCAGCGAGTCCCGGTCGGTCGCAGGAGAGAGGCCTGTGAGCCCTCGGCTCAGAAAACGCCTGAGGGGCCGCCTCCTCCTGGGCAGAGCCGGGGTGGGGCCAAGTTCATCCGGGGCCGCACTCCCCATCTACCCCTGGTGTGGTTCAaggccctgggcccaggctccAGATCGCAGGGCCAGGAGGCGGTGCCCCAGACACGGGGAGCcccgaggggcaggggcaggggccggggaaGGAGAGCCGGGTCTTCAGACGCTGGCACGCGTTCCCGGCAcaggcccctctcctctgcccgCCGGGCCTGGCCCGGGCCCCGGCCGCACCACAGCTCGAGTCTGCTCTGGGAAGTGGCGGGACCTGGCTTCCCACAGGCAGGGGTCCTGGCCAGGGGCCGGTGCGCTTCCACCGAGAGGCCTGTCACCTGGCCAGGCTGACACGCccaccgggggcggggcctctcccAGCACAGGCACCAGGAGCCTGTGGAACTTGCCTCTCCCTCCAGTTCTCGGGTCCTTTCCGTTGCGGAGGGACCTGCGTCTGGGCGGCTGACTCACAGGGGCGGCAGGCAGCCCCAGAGCTGCCGCCAGACCTGTGACAATCACTTGTGGGGGATTACGTACCGGGACCTGAGCGTGGGAGCCGGCAGCCACCACTGGCCGGTTTGGAGATGGGGGAAGGGGTCGTTCGAGGGCAAAGTACAGGTGGGCGGTCCCCGGGCTGCAGGGTCGGGGTCCCGGTGAGGGCGGTGCGGGGGCAGGGTGTCGGGGCCACCACTGCGTTTCCCGAGGTGCACAGTCCCCGCGGCGCTGGGGCGGTGGTCACCGCGCGCTTTGTCTGCGAGGACCGGACCAGCGGAGCAGCCCCTCTGGCCGCGCCCCGCCCCAGACAAAGAACTCCAACTCGGGGGCAGGTGAGCGCGGTGGCCGCGGAAACCCAGGGAGACCAGTCCGCGGGGCGCAGACAAAGGCACCCCCCACgacaccgccccgcccccgccccaggccccccagcGCCCCGGCCGTGGCCGGGAAGCTCTGCCCAACTGCGTCCTCGCCCGCCCATCGCCACGTGCGCCCCGGGGCGCACCAGCGGGTCGTGGGGTCTTCCCGCGCACGGCTCTGGGGCGAGACGCGGCGCACACCGCGCCGGGGACCTCTCCCGCGCCTCGCTACTCTAAAAGCGACGGCTGCTCTCCGGACCCCGGTCCCCAAAGTCCTGGGTCTCTCCCCGAAGCCACCAGCGCGCACTCACCGTCCAGGCGCCCCGAGCCAGGCGCGCTCTGCGGGCAACCGCAGCTGGTCCTCTGGCGGGAGCCGGAGCCGCAGCCCCGCGGCATGGACTCGGGCGGCGGAGCGTGGGCCCCCGCCGGCCTGGGCCCCCCGAGACGGCCCGTCTCCCGGCGCAACCCGCCTAGCCGGACCCCTGGCCGGGGGCGTGCATGTCCGCCACACCGGTTTGGCACACTGGGCGGCTTTCGGGGACCTCTGGACCCCCGAGCGCCGTCGGGCGCAGCGAGGGGCCGGGCGGTGAAGGGCGCACTGCTGGCGGGCGCGCGGGCAGCGGCCAGTGAgcgcgggcgggcggggaggaggcggggcgcGGGCAGGCCCGACTAATCCAGCCCCGAGGCGCGGATCTGCCCACTTGGGGCTCCGAGCGCTGGCGGTCCCGGGGAACGCTGTGTGGGCCCCACTCCTCCCTGGCTCAAAGACACGAGTATGGACGACTCCCCTATGCCCAGTgtacagagggggaaactgagtcacaaagCGGCAAGGCCGAGGAGCTGGACTCGAAGGACGACAGGTCCCCTGCACCTGTCCGACCTGAGCTCTGCCCTCCCTGAACCCCCGTCTCACTGTCTCGGAAGCGGCGATGCCCAGTGGGAGACAGCAGCGGTCACCCCACGTGCAGAGTGGCTACCCTGACCAGCCCTGGCACCCGCGGGCCACCCGGTGGGCGGAAGCCAACTTCAGGCCGGTAGGAAGCAGCGCCCCACGGGAAGGCCGTGCGCGTGTGCACCGGACACCCACCCGGCCGCCCCGGAGAGCGACGGGAGGAAGCCCACGCAGCTCGCCGGGGCGGAGGCGCCCACCGCTCGGCGGCCGCGGGGCCGGGGCCCCAGGCCGGCTCTGGAGGGGtgtccaggggcccaggggcagggcctgcgGAGCCCCGTGCCTGCGCGGTGGGCAGTAGCAGCCGCCCTCGCCCTGGGAACCGGGCCAGACCCTGCGCTGGGCCAGCACCGTCCTCCCTGGAGGCCGGTCAGACACACGCGGACACGCAGGCCGGCACGCACGCAGAGAACCTCCCACCCGAGGACACAGGCTCCCGCAGGGCCGGCCCTCGGCCACGCGTTCTGCTGGAACTGTTTCCCACACACGCGGGttcccgccggccccgccccacaCTCCCTAAGCCCCGGGAGTCCGCCGCGggggctgcctgcagccccctGCGGTCAGCAGTCCCTGGCGGGCAGCACCACCGAGTCCCGGCAACCGCGACCCCGAGAGCTCGTCCAGGGACGACCAGTGAGACCCTGGGGGCGAGGCCCATGAGGGCAGAAGGCAGACTGGAGCCGGGGGCCGCAGGGACCCCCGGAGCCTCCGGAGGGAGCTCAGCCCGGGGCCCCTGGGCGCCCAACCCCTGGCCTCCAGCAACGGGACAGGACGAGCGCCTGAGCTCCACGGGGCTTCCTGAGGAACGAACGGTGTGCGTAAGTGTGCACACAGGTGTGTGCGCACCGTGTGTGAACGCACATGCGTGTGAGTGTTCACGACGCAGGGAAGACGTTGGGCGCTGCCCCTCCCGACGGCGCGGCAGGGACGGGGCCTCTCCGAGGAGGTCCCTGCCCGGCTCGTCCCAGCcgccgctgcccccgcccccgccgaaGCCCTGTCCAGCAAAGCAGCCGAGGCTCCGAGTGTGGAGGGGCGGCGGTGGGGGCTCAGTCCGCGGCCGGGGCCAGCCCTGGGCGGTGCTGCCGTCctgtccagccccacccccgccctgttCCTGCAGCCCTGGAGCCGCTGCAGCTGGAGCCAGGGCGGCCAAGCGCTGGCGGGGGGCCTGGCCGGGAGGCCAGACAGACATCCCTCGGGAGACGGCTGCGGCCACAGAGCAGGACGGGGTGCCGGCCAGCCGCCTGGTGCGCCCCACGTAACTCCTGCCCCCACGTTTTCTCAAGGCAGCAGCCGCAGGCGCCGGCCGCCCTCCCGCAGAGGGGCAGGCGTTCCCGGGGCCTGTTCCGTGGGCCGGCCTGCACCCCGGCCTCCAGGGCCACCGCCGGCTGCAGAGGGGACCTCAGACCCCGGCAGGTGTGGGAGAAGCCAACTGGCCGGAGGCCCGGAGCCCAGGTCTTACCCACCCCGACCGCGGCCGGCAGGTGCGTGTCCCCGCAGCCCACCCAGCGCACGGAGCGGTGGAGCTCACGGCTCTCCTGCCCAACCCGCAGGCGCGgctgccctggtccctgcgcCTGTCCACCCGGAGACCCCGGGTGTCGGCCGGCTGGTGTTTCCCGTCCACCGGGCGTCCAGCGTGTGGCCAGCTCCGTGGAGCAAAGGCTCCTGGGGACGAGCAGGGGTCGGGGAGGCCAAGGAGCTGCTGGCGGCCACTCGGGGTGTCAGCCGGCGGCCAGGCTCCCGGTGAGGGCAGGCGACGCTGATGTGCCCGCCCACGTCCTCACACTCGCAGTCCTGGACCCGCTGGGAGGACACTCGGCCTCCCTGCCTGGACCGGCCTCACCCGGCGGGTGCCAGAGCGAGGGGGGAGTTGGGGCGCCGGGGCAGAGGTCAGCGGAGGGGGCTTACCTTGTCGTCCCCGTCGCTCTCGCTGTCGcactgtggggagagagagggaggtcaGCACCGAGGGCACACGCAGCCCCCCGCACTGGGCCGGCGGGAGCCCCAGGGAAGCCAAGGGGTGTCAGCAGGGTGGGCGTGGCGCAGGCCAGACAGAGGAGCCCCCGACAGGCAGACCCAGCCACCCAGAGCAGACACGGGGCAGTGTCAGCCATGGAGCCCCTGCCCCGGCCAGCTGGAGCCCCTCCTCAGCCCAGGGCCGGTAGGGAGGGCGAGGGGCAGGGGTGCTGAGACCCCCGGGGGGAGGTGAGGGGTCAGGACAGGCTGAGGCCGGACGGGCCGCCCGCTCGCCGCCCACGCGGCGCCGAGGGGAAGCTAGCCCACGTCGGAGCAGCTGGTTGAGGGGAGATCAGGATGATGACCACGCAAACCAGCCAGAAGGGCGGCTCCGGAAACCacggcagcccccccccccgccccccggagacCGTGCAGAACTCGCAGCCCCGTGGTGCGCATCCAGTGAGCTCCCAGAGCACCTCTCTGGGCCCACCGCCGCCGGGCGCCGTCCCGGGCTCGGGACGCATGGGTCCAGCCCCCTccacacagggcagaggggggtctGGGAAGGGGGGCCGGAGGGGCAAGCAGAGGTCGCTGCACACGAGCAGGGGCCAACTCCGACCACGGAGCCGGGGGAGGCCGGGGGGGAGCCAGGGCACTGACCGGCGCTTGGGGTGGTCCTGTGCCGGGACAGGGGTAAGGGTGTGGGGCGGTGGCCGGGGGGTGTCAGGAGCCCCTGCCCACACCGATGCTGACTGGTGGAGCTGCCagagacccccctcccccgccatcGGCCTCTCCCTGCTTAACCGGTGGCTCCGAGCCCGAGAGGGGAACCACATGCCCGTCACCTGGCCGGGGTCGGGCCCGGTGTGCACTGGCCTCCGCCCGGGGCCCAGGACCCCGTCTCCCCCACCGCTCTCCGCCGGGCGGGTCGGCGTCGCCCTGGAGCCTAAGCATGTGGCAGCACGGAGGGCTGGGGGAGCTCCCCAGAGCGCGCACGGACCCCCGTAACTAACTGCCCGGCACACGCCTGTCAGCCACAGCGCCGACGACCCTGGTTACTAAGTCCTGCAGGGTTAACGTCTCACTGCAGCGGAGCTGGGGCTGAGCACGGCCGTGAGTCAGGGCAAGGAGGGAAAAGCCACGTCTGTCCTGTGCGGGCTGCCTGGGGGAGGCGGCCTTCTTGGCCGGGCTGGGCGGGGCCACCCTGGGAgccccaagggggggggggggggtccaggtGGGCGTCACGGAGGAAGGGCAGGCCCCAGGACCCACGGGGACAAGTGTGTCGGAGGGGAGCCGCCACCGGCGCTGATGCTGTGCAGCCTCGggcagcccccccagccccccacccccgtctctgcGCCTCGGTCGGGGCGTCTGGGAGCCAGAGACCGCGGGGCGGCTGTGCAGCGCTGATGAGGGGACCACAGGCAAAGGCCAGGACGGTGCCGGCAGTGTCTCGGCACGGTGCAGCGTGACGGCGTCGCCAGCAC
The genomic region above belongs to Phyllostomus discolor isolate MPI-MPIP mPhyDis1 chromosome 13, mPhyDis1.pri.v3, whole genome shotgun sequence and contains:
- the FBRSL1 gene encoding fibrosin-1-like protein isoform X7; translation: MEAKVRQSRRSRAQRDRGRRREAARDARDRSASSGDEPEPGPGKENAGLPRAPPPRAPAAARPPRRRRRESSSQEEEVIDGFAIASFSTLEALEKDMALKPHERREKWERRLAKKPREAEACPSAEPSENGRALEAGSPEQDLEPPCEQGRKAPLQPAQQMKAAPAPGGADCNSEDDGFLEAGSSRRSTSRDRLSDCDSESDGDDKVSVGSEKLFAPAADAGAALGKQTEAKARAAPKVSGLERSRELSAEPPFPPSLRSPAPPPGPTGPLIKKEASALPRLTPQPPPAPEQPRAPLPAHVPPPLGALPGPGHGQAAHGLSRSGGASLGPPKHAPLSPHGPGAHLATSHPALRSQAQHQHHAAAMFAAPATLPPPPALPAHSLAVPGHHADASLLIPLSPPIMYCQPHAGILIDHELLRQELNARFLVQSAERPGAPLGPGALLRAEFHQHQHTHRHTHQHTHQHQHTFAPFPAGLPPTPVLPLAAPLPFDKYLPKLDSPYLRHSSFFPSFPPAVPGLPALLPHPGPFGSLQGAFQPKTSSPIEVTGRASAVHTLLPKGPGVPDPYRTAVRKPGRWCAAHVQIAWRTFHHQQRMKQMQLDPHKLEVGAKLDLLSRPPAPGLLAGLQYPPDLAQPLFAGPGAAHLAASQFGPSVHPGSFLPPGHLTDPFGRASAFGGLGGLGGTAFGGLGGHTLTAGGSILAPREGPALHGLPSPHEAWGRLHRAPPSFPTPPAWPKPAGAERVSALTNHDREPDRGREDRERDLEKPRLLSRASPEAPGGGLLPRGQGEPRIKESRSPAKEPGAQLAARPQSPCGKAALGSSLRLAGLLGRAPGKPPEGDVKVKEERGEEGDAPEPPGDGLHRAAPASLQFGPGSVGCERLGFAWEPLRNAYRSLELPRRAPPAAAPFEPPYRDREPHDYSPERLRAARREELERVRAAHLGASAHLPAPTLDGAALLPALGALHYPRLGPAATALHNGLLARTSPANAALGAPPPLVTAGGPPTPSGPSPRSRTTPLGVPGDAPDYSPSRNPQEVEAR
- the FBRSL1 gene encoding fibrosin-1-like protein isoform X2; this translates as MEAKVRQSRRSRAQRDRGRRREAARDARDRSASSGDEPEPGPGKENAGLPRAPPPRAPAAARPPRRRRRESSSQEEEVIDGFAIASFSTLEALEKDMALKPHERREKWERRLAKKPREAEACPSAEPSENGRALEAGSPEQDLEPPCEQGRKAPLQPAQQMKAAPAPGGADCNSEDDGFLEAGSSRRSTSRDRLSDSSAQAVSGRGYSCDSESDGDDKVSVGSEKLFAPAADAGAALGKQTEAKARAAPKVSGLERSRELSAEPPFPPSLRSPAPPPGPTGPLIKKEASALPRLTPQPPPAPEQPRAPLPAHVPPPLGALPGPGHGQAAHGLRSGGASLGPPKHAPLSPHGPGAHLATSHPALRSQAQHQHHAAAMFAAPATLPPPPALPAHSLAVPGHHADASLLIPLSPPIMYCQPHAGILIDHELLRQELNARFLVQSAERPGAPLGPGALLRAEFHQHQHTHRHTHQHTHQHQHTFAPFPAGLPPTPVLPLAAPLPFDKYLPKLDSPYLRHSSFFPSFPPAVPGLPALLPHPGPFGSLQGAFQPKTSSPIEVTGRASAVHTLLPKGPGVPDPYRTAVRKPGRWCAAHVQIAWRTFHHQQRMKQMQLDPHKLEVGAKLDLLSRPPAPGLLAGLQYPPDLAQPLFAGPGAAHLAASQFGPSVHPGSFLPPGHLTDPFGRASAFGGLGGLGGTAFGGLGGHTLTAGGSILAPREGPALHGLPSPHEAWGRLHRAPPSFPTPPAWPKPAGAERVSALTNHDREPDRGREDRERDLEKPRLLSRASPEAPGGGLLPRGQGEPRIKESRSPAKEPGAQLAARPQSPCGKAALGSSLRLAGLLGRAPGKPPEGDVKVKEERGEEGDAPEPPGDGLHRAAPASLQFGPGSVGCERLGFAWEPLRNAYRSLELPRRAPPAAAPFEPPYRDREPHDYSPERLRAARREELERVRAAHLGASAHLPAPTLDGAALLPALGALHYPRLGPAATALHNGLLARTSPANAALGAPPPLVTAGGPPTPSGPSPRSRTTPLGVPGDAPDYSPSRNPQEVEAR